The following coding sequences are from one Musa acuminata AAA Group cultivar baxijiao chromosome BXJ2-4, Cavendish_Baxijiao_AAA, whole genome shotgun sequence window:
- the LOC103980875 gene encoding 2-methylpropanoate--CoA ligase CCL4-like: MDGLGPNAANSCPVTPLEFLERTATVYGDCPSLVYNRTAFTWSQTLRRCLRLASALSSLGISPGDVVSVLAPNVPAMYEMHFGVPMSGAVLNTVNLRLDARTISILLRHSASKLVFVDVLSRPLLDDVLRLFPASAERPRVVTIEDPYEDAPPPQSSALTYEKLLETGDPEFRWVRPRSEWDPMVLNYTSGTTSAPKGVVHCHRGLFFITIDSLIDWSVPRRPTYLWTLPMFHANGWSYPWGIAAAAGVNVCLRRFDAAAIYAAIETHRVTHMCGAPVVLNMLANAPDSARRPLHGPVQVLTAGAPPPAAVLHRTEALGFAVSHGYGLTETAGMAVSCAWKGQWDRLPASERARLKARQGVRCLAMTAADVIDGETGESVKRDGNTMGEIVLRGACVMLGYLKDPEATAKAVRADGWFYTGDVGVMHADDYIEIKDRSKDVIISGGENLSSVEVETILYGHPAVNEAAVVARPDEFWGETPCAFVGLKEEASAAPPTESEVIAWCRERMPHYMVPKTVVFRAELPKTSTGKIQKYVLREMAKEMGSAVRPGRM, encoded by the exons ATGGATGGTTTGGGCCCCAACGCCGCCAACAGCTGCCCCGTCACGCCGCTCGAGTTCCTCGAACGCACCGCCACCGTCTACGGCGACTGCCCCTCCCTCGTCTACAACCGCACCGCCTTCACCTGGTCGCAGACCCTCCGCCGCTGCCTCCGCCTCGCCTCCGCCCTCTCCTCCCTCGGCATCTCCCCCGGCGATGTG GTATCGGTGCTCGCCCCCAACGTTCCGGCCATGTACGAGATGCACTTCGGCGTGCCGATGAGCGGCGCCGTCCTCAACACCGTAAACCTCCGCCTCGACGCCCGCACCATCTCCATCCTCCTCCGCCACAGCGCCTCCAAGCTCGTCTTCGTCGACGTCCTCTCCCGCCCCCTCCTCGACGACGTCCTCCGACTCTTCCCCGCCTCCGCCGAGCGCCCTCGGGTCGTCACCATCGAGGATCCCTACGAGGACGCGCCGCCGCCACAGAGCTCCGCCCTCACGTACGAGAAGCTCCTCGAGACGGGGGACCCGGAGTTCCGGTGGGTCCGTCCCCGCAGCGAGTGGGACCCTATGGTCCTTAACTACACGTCCGGAACCACCTCCGCCCCCAAGGGGGTGGTTCACTGCCACCGCGGCCTCTTCTTCATCACCATCGACTCCCTCATCGACTGGTCCGTGCCGAGGCGGCCCACCTACCTTTGGACGCTCCCCATGTTCCACGCCAACGGGTGGAGCTACCCCTGGggcatcgccgccgccgccggcgtcAACGTCTGCCTCCGCCGCTTCGACGCCGCCGCCATCTACGCCGCAATCGAGACCCACCGGGTGACCCACATGTGCGGCGCGCCCGTGGTCCTCAACATGCTCGCCAACGCCCCGGACTCCGCCCGTCGCCCGCTCCACGGCCCGGTCCAGGTCCTCACCGCCGGGGCGCCGCCCCCCGCCGCGGTGCTCCACCGCACGGAGGCGCTCGGCTTTGCCGTCAGCCACGGGTACGGCCTAACGGAGACGGCGGGGATGGCGGTCTCCTGCGCGTGGAAGGGGCAGTGGGACCGGCTCCCGGCGTCGGAGCGCGCGCGGCTGAAGGCGCGGCAGGGCGTGCGCTGCCTGGCGATGACGGCCGCCGACGTGATCGACGGGGAGACGGGGGAGAGCGTGAAGAGGGACGGGAACACCATGGGGGAGATCGTGCTGCGCGGCGCCTGCGTGATGCTGGGCTACCTCAAGGACCCGGAGGCGACGGCGAAGGCGGTGCGCGCGGACGGGTGGTTCTACACGGGGGACGTTGGCGTCATGCACGCCGACGACTACATCGAAATCAAGGACCGGTCCAAGGACGTGATCATCAGCGGCGGGGAGAACCTAAGCAGCGTGGAGGTGGAGACCATCCTGTACGGCCACCCAGCGGTGAACgaggcggcggtggtggcgcgACCGGACGAGTTCTGGGGGGAGACGCCGTGCGCGTTCGTCGGCCTAAAGGAGGAAGCGTCGGCGGCGCCACCGACGGAGAGCGAGGTGATCGCGTGGTGCCGAGAGCGCATGCCGCACTACATGGTGCCGAAAACGGTGGTGTTCCGAGCGGAGCTGCCGAAGACGTCGACGGGGAAGATACAGAAGTACGTGCTGAGGGAGATGGCCAAGGAGATGGGCTCCGCCGTTCGGCCGGGTCGAATGTAG